The Myotis daubentonii chromosome 9, mMyoDau2.1, whole genome shotgun sequence genome has a segment encoding these proteins:
- the LOC132240626 gene encoding LOW QUALITY PROTEIN: large ribosomal subunit protein uL10-like (The sequence of the model RefSeq protein was modified relative to this genomic sequence to represent the inferred CDS: inserted 2 bases in 2 codons): MPREDRATWKSNYFLKIIQLPDGYPKCFIVGADNVGSKQMQQIRRSLRGKAVVLMGKNTMRRKAIRGHLENNLALEKLLPHIQGNVGFVFTKEDLTEIRDMLLANKVPAAARAGAIAPCEVTVPAQNTGLGPEKTSFFQALGITAKISRGTIEILSDVQLIKTGDRVGASAATXLNMLNIXPFSSGLTIQQVFDSGSIYSPEVLDITEETLHSRFLEGVRNVASVCLHIGYPTVASVPHSIINGYKRVLALSVETDYTFPLAEKVKAFLADPSAFVAAAPAKVEAKEESEESDEDMGFGLFD; this comes from the exons ATGCCCAGGGAAGACAGGGCGACCTGGAAGTCCAACTACTTCCTTAAGATCATCCAACTTCCGGATGGTTATCCAAAATGCTTCATCGTGGGAGCAGACAATGTGGGCTCCAAGCAGATGCAGCAGATCCGCAGGTCCCTCCGCGGGAAGGCAGTGGTGCTGATGGGCAAGAACACCATGAGGCGCAAGGCCATCCGAGGACACCTGGAGAACAACCTGGCTCTGGAGAAACTGCTGCCTCACATCCAGGGGAATGTGGGCTTTGTGTTCACCAAGGAGGACCTCACTGAGATCCGGGACATGCTGCTGGCCAATAAGGTGCCAGCTGCTGCCCGTGCTGGTGCCATTGCCCCGTGTGAAGTCACTGTGCCAGCCCAGAACACTGGTCTCGGGCCAGAGAAGACCTCCTTCTTCCAGGCTCTGGGCATCACCGCTAAAATCTCCAGGGGCACCATTGAAATCCTGAGTGATGTACAGCTGATTAAGACTGGAGACAGAGTGGGAGCCAGCGCAGCCA TGCTGAACATGCTGAACA CCCCCTTCTCCTCTGGGCTGACCATCCAGCAGGTGTTTGACAGTGGCAGCATCTACAGCCCGGAAGTGCTTGACATCACAGAGGAAACTCTGCATTCCCGCTTCCTGGAGGGTGTCCGCAATGTTGCCAGCGTATGCCTTCACATTGGTTACCCAACTGTTGCATCAGTACCCCATTCTATCATCAATGGGTATAAGCGAGTTCTGGCTTTGTCTGTGGAGACTGATTACACCTTCCCACTTGCTGAAAAGGTCAAGGCCTTCTTGGCTGATCCATCTGCTTttgtggctgctgccccagccAAGGTTGAAGCAAAGGAAGAGTCGGAGGAGTCGGACGAGGATATGGGATTTGGTCTCTTTGATTAA